A single window of Aspergillus puulaauensis MK2 DNA, chromosome 5, nearly complete sequence DNA harbors:
- a CDS encoding putative MFS transporter (COG:G;~EggNog:ENOG410PNE5;~InterPro:IPR011701,IPR036259;~PFAM:PF07690;~TransMembrane:12 (i63-81o132-151i163-182o188-215i227-248o254-274i359-383o403-421i433-450o456-478i490-513o525-545i);~go_function: GO:0022857 - transmembrane transporter activity [Evidence IEA];~go_process: GO:0055085 - transmembrane transport [Evidence IEA]) has translation MSSDYQHQHQPYQDDHDRDEEDAPFLSQQDGDRSGHARGHSHSSAHDGEKGGVVINGAIRSRLMITLLAIVLAVEVGFVMAGGPMTRIYEAIACREHFAEFDPTKIGPDGQVAEELCKGKEVQSEVAAVKGYMEFFEGVLSVFLAAPYGLLADRFGRRKALCFGIPGFILNCVIMFVVMWFSDIFPLRAVWASCLTFVFGGGPVVTIAVIFTMIADVTTEDERAMMFFRFGVASMAADFVSSAASSWLMVYNPWVPLIVGWGVVIVGVLMALFLPETKNAVTPRSFGPSGEMELDSLASPSGVRKTSVSSEKFTAERDEDDADTHFSNGPRPHSFFAALGSVFRSYLKPYAFILRTRRVLLLLSSFLVYRLSRGSSWFLVQYISARYSWTIAQANLLVSFKPALTIPLFLFIIPAISKYKLKGMKSNMKDLQLARASIIFLAVGTLGIGLSPSTAMLIPSLIVQTTGSGFAYLARSLITTLVKREETARLFTVIEVLQAIGNVIASLSITNVFQIGLELGGPWVGLAWMMTSTAFCLVGVSIWTFKLPSTAEDKPEDHGD, from the exons ATGTCCTCCGATtatcagcaccagcatcaGCCATACCAGGACGACCATGAccgcgacgaagaagacgctCCTTTTCTGTCCCAGCAGGATGGCGACCGTAGTGGCCACGCCCGCGGCCACTCGCACTCCTCTGCTCACGATGGGGAGAAAGGAGGCGTGGTTATCAACGGCGCTATCCGCTCGCGACTCATGATTACGCTCCTTGCGATTGTCCTAGCTGTTGAAGTCGGCTTCGTAATGGCTGGTGGCCCAATGACCCGCATTTACGAAGCGATCGCCTGCCGTGAGCATTTCGCCGAATTTGACCCGACCAAGATCGGTCCTGATGGCCAGGTCGCGGAGGAGCTGTGTAAGGGCAAGGAAGTCCAGAGTGAGGTCGCTGCTGTAAAGGGGTATATGGAGTTCTTCGAGGGCGTTTTGA GTGTTTTCTTGGCTGCGCCATACGGTCTTCTGGCGGACCGGTTTGGTCGCAGAAAGGCGCTCTGTTTCGGTATCCCGGGGTTTATCCTCAATTGTGTGATTATGTTCGTTGTTATGTGGTTTTCTGATATCTTTCCACTGCGTGCGGTGTGGGCTTCCTGCTTGACTTTTGTGTTTGGCGGGGGCCCGGTTGTGACTATTGCTGTTATCTTTACTATGATAGCTGATGTGACGACAGAAGATGAGAG GGCGATGATGTTCTTCCGATTCGGCGTCGCGAGCATGGCAGCCGACTTCGTCTCGAGTGCCGCTAGTTCGTGGCTAATGGTTTATAACCCCTGGGTTCCTCTCATTGTCGGATGGGGCGTAGTTATCGTGGGCGTTCTCATGGCATTGTTCTTACCCGAGACGAAGAATGCTGTTACTCCTCGTTCTTTTGGGCCGTCTGGCGAAATGGAGCTTGACTCGCTAGCCTCTCCGAGCGGAGTGCGCAAAACCTCGGTTTCATCGGAGAAGTTTACAGCAGAgcgtgatgaggatgatgcagaTACTCATTTCAGCAACGGACCAAGGCCGCACTCGTTCTTTGCTGCGTTGGGAAGCGTGTTCAGGTCATATCTCAAACCGTACGCCTTTATTTTGCGCACAAGGCGTGTCCTTCTCCTACTATCCTCGTTCTTGGTATACCGACTCAGTCGCGGTTCCTCGTGGTTTTTGGTTCAGTATATCTCTGCGCGGTATAGCTGGACAATTGCCCAAGCAAACCTGCTGGTTTCCTTCAAACCGGCCCTAACCATTCCCCTCTTCTTATTcatcatccccgccatcagCAAATACAAGCTCAAAGGCATGAAATCCAACATGAAAGACCTCCAGCTCGCCCGCGCAAGCATTATTTTCCTCGCGGTAGGCACGCTGGGAATTGGACTCTCCCCAAGCACCGCAATGCTCATCCCCAGCCTCATTGTGCAAACAACGGGCTCCGGATTCGCATACCTAGCACGGTCGTTGATCACGACCCTTGTGAAGCGCGAAGAAACCGCGCGGTTATTCACTGTCATCGAAGTCCTGCAGGCTATCGGTAACGTTATTGCCAGTCTGTCCATCACGAATGTTTTCCAGATCGGACTTGAACTGGGGGGTCCGTGGGTTGGTCTTGCGTGGATGATGACATCTACGGCATTTTGTCTTGTCGGGGTGTCTATTTGGACATTTAAACTGCCTTCTACGGCAGAGGACAAGCCTGAGGACCATGGAGACTGA
- a CDS encoding uncharacterized protein (COG:S;~EggNog:ENOG410PHY3;~InterPro:IPR019384;~PFAM:PF10257), protein MDFWSRIIGGSRSLSKSPRSASPTERLTSFKRTCNTLQQIWRSSNAAAAEQAAIVHARNCIDRLNSVLGDESRGPAPHPCLAYASSSQIFVTVTKLALSSHDEAMLRSATLLFNTLIDSEVDGVVDNRLFARALVDLVRRADKKSEDIEGRLVELLFGVANNIRLQPNILPAWFAPRSDDDDQSTGNVEFAGTMRTDDFPLFYVLVEYVHHAGRAGDFARTGLLYLIETASRSKDLERWLIESDLATLMATGLGALYSQLGNLTSGLEEDSDVPHIISHSDHAQQETALPPALGVSMDSFMAYLLFWQDTIDHCKSPEVVATLLDHFQVLFLEQLLYPSLLESSDVEGGSTAAVLTYLYRILASVDQEDLVQRILHFLLASTSDSDAQIAEKKKNMSASRRKSLDVLAAFSEEAARPSPSLFNLRDLALLGLRSTNRPTILATLRLLTVILQRHSSFARFLIRTIPGQPAKQRTVGALNAELEQLLTMATSIMDEPMLDESFENYLKDASWILESRLYFPPPGTSPGEVVPLEIRQDDLIVGELLDCLKTFFTNTVIVNLALTEVLMSIASSNLMALDGWLLVDPTKYSYTKTEGALKTDHMTDILDQVHSVYQVPSWSSADIPALTAVLLRLVEKVQEWRKQIPDFDILVAARRDLLHEAEEPPSNTEQISGTSTTIFSADRNSLSTPRKPQLGSEPGTPRGRRDLRNITSPQRSIVGSPLREPTTFHTPPPPDDSESRSFVAEELRKRLATPFFPNSETPTKPDQPTEDGAQETGEPGQAAPDTNTSAIDGEQKAKDETASLGHVLTNVVILYEFLLEISAVVQARGTLFDEAGFQDLGLPPQADDL, encoded by the exons ATGGACTTT TGGTCTCGAATAATAGGCGGCTCCCGCTCGTTGTCAAAGAGCCCGCGATCTGCTTCCCCCACGGAGCGACTTACATCTTTTAAACGGACGTGTAACACACTGCAG CAAATATGGCGCTCCAGCAATGCAGCTGCCGCGGAGCAAGCAGCCATTGTACACGCGCGCAATTGCATCGATCGCCTCAATTCTGTCCTAGGCGATGAATCTCGTGGCCCCGCGCCTCATCCGTGTCTTGCATATGCCTCATCCTCTCAGATCTTTGTGACCGTTACCAAACTTGCGCTCTCGTCTCACGATGAAGCTATGCTTCGTTCAGCGACGCTCCTCTTTAATACCCTGATCGATTCGGAGGTTGACGGTGTTGTCGATAACCGATTATTCGCGCGCGCTCTGGTTGATTTGGTTCGTCGGGCGGATAAGAAGTCGGAGGATATTGAAGGACGGCTTGTGGAATTGTTGTTTGGCGTTGCGAACAACATTCGTCTCCAGCCCAACATTCTTCCCGCGTGGTTTGCTCCCCGATCAGACGATGACGATCAGAGTACTGGCAATGTTGAGTTTGCGGGCACCATGAGGACGGATGATTTCCCGTTGTTTTATGTGCTGGTGGAATATGTCCATCATGCGGGAAGGGCGGGCGACTTCGCTCGAACCGGACTCCTCTATTTGATAGAGACGGCATCGCGGTCAAAGGACCTGGAGCGATGGTTGATTGAAAGTGACTTGGCGACATTAATGGCCACCGGTTTAGGTGCTTTGTACAGCCAGCTGGGCAA CTTAACGTCTGGTTTGGAGGAAGACTCCGACGTACCGCATATTATTTCACATTCAGACCACGCCCAGCAGGAGACGGCGCTCCCTCCCGCGCTTGGCGTGTCGATGGATTCTTTCATGGCCTACCTCTTGTTCTGGCAAGATACAATTGATCATTGCAAATCACCTGAGGTGGTTGCAACCCTGTTGGATCACTTCCAGGTCCTTTTCCTAGAACAACTACT ATACCCCTCATTGTTAGAGTCGTCTGATGTTGAAGGCGGCTCTACAGCTGCAGTCCTCACTTACCTTTACCGTATCCTCGCTTCGGTGGATCAAGAAGACCTGGTTCAGCGAATTCTTCATTTTCTGCTCGCGTCGACCTCTGATTCAGATGCACAAATagctgaaaagaaaaagaacatgTCCGCTAGTCGGCGAAAATCTCTCGACGTGCTCGCTGCGTTTTCGGAGGAGGCGGCTCGTCCGTCACCATCCCTTTTCAATTTGAGGgatctcgcccttcttggcTTACGGTCTACAAACCGCCCAACTATCCTAGCAACATTGCGCCTGTTGACGGTCATCCTACAGCGACATTCCTCTTTTGCGCGATTCTTGATCCGAACTATTCCCGGGCAACCCGCCAAACAACGAACTGTTGGGGCACTGAATGCAGAACTAGAACAACTCCTGACAATGGCCACCTCGATCATGGATGAGCCAATGTTGGATGAGTCTTTTGAAAACTATCTCAAAGATGCTTCGTGGATACTCGAATCACGGCTCTACTTCCCCCCTCCCGGTACTAGCCCGGGAGAAGTGGTCCCTCTTGAGATTCGCCAGGATGATCTGATCGTCGGCGAGCTGTTAGACTGCCTAAAGACCTTTTTTACTAATACAGTGATTGTGAACTTGGCCTTGACGGAAGTTCTCATGAGCATTGCATCATCGAACCTTATGGCACTTGACGGATGGTTGCTTGTAGACCCTACAAAGTACAGCTATACCAAGACTGAGGGTGCATTGAAGACGGATCATATGACCGACATTCTCGACCAAGTACACTCTGTTTACCAGGTGCCATCCTGGTCCTCTGCCGACATCCCTGCCCTTACCGCTGTTCTACTGCGACTTGTTGAGAAAGTGCAAGAATGGCGAAAGCAAATCCCGGACTTTGATATCCTAGTAGCCGCACGCCGAGACTTGTTGcacgaagcagaagagccACCCAGCAATACCGAACAGATTTCGGGCACCTCTACTACCATCTTTTCCGCAGACCGAAACTCGTTAAGTACACCGCGTAAGCCGCAACTAGGCTCCGAGCCAGGAACACCGCGTGGCCGACGTGACCTACGAAACATCACGTCTCCGCAGCGCAGTATTGTCGGTTCCCCGCTACGAGAACCTACAACATTCCACACGCCCCCTCCGCCGGATGACTCCGAGAGCCGCTCTTTTGTAGCCGAGGAGCTGCGCAAGCGATTGGCCACGCCGTTTTTCCCCAACAGCGAAACGCCTACCAAACCCGACCAGCCTACTGAAGATGGCGCGCAAGAAACAGGTGAACCAGGCCAAGCGGCGCCAGATACGAACACAAGTGCAATCGACGGTGAGCAAAAAGCGAAGGATGAAACGGCAAGTCTCGGTCACGTCCTCACCAACGTCGTCATTCTATACGAGTTCCTCTTGGAGATTTCGGCAGTGGTCCAGGCACGCGGCACTCTTTTTGATGAAGCCGGCTTCCAGGATCTAGGCTTGCCCCCCCAGGCTGATGACCTGTGA
- the ilv3 gene encoding dihydroxy-acid dehydratase ILV3 (COG:E;~EggNog:ENOG410PFSR;~InterPro:IPR004404,IPR000581,IPR037237,IPR042096, IPR020558;~PFAM:PF00920;~go_function: GO:0003824 - catalytic activity [Evidence IEA];~go_function: GO:0004160 - dihydroxy-acid dehydratase activity [Evidence IEA];~go_process: GO:0009082 - branched-chain amino acid biosynthetic process [Evidence IEA]): MLLSQTRGRVPSALRSLANRTSIRPISTTIPRQKASSTDDEPALNKVSRNITQPISQGASQAMLYATGLTEADMNKAQVGISSVWYNGNPCNMHLLDLNNRVREGVQKAGLIGYQFNTIGVSDGISMGTSGMRYSLQSRDLIADSIETVMGGQWYDANISIPGCDKNMPGVLMAMGRVNRPSLMVYGGSIKPGCASMQNNADIDIVSAFQAYGQYITGQINEPERFDIIRHACPGGGACGGMYTANTMATAIEVMGMTLTGSSSNPAESQAKNDECLRAGEAIKRLLVEDIRPSDILTRQAFENAMIVVNITGGSTNAVLHLIAIADSVGIKLTIDDFQAVSDRTPFLADLKPSGKYVMADLHNIGGTPSLLKFLLKEGVIDGSGITVTGETLAKNLEKVPDFPADQKIIRPFSDPIKETGHIQILRGSLAPGGCVGKITGKEGTVFTGKARVFDHEDLFIEALERNEITKDEKTVVVIRYTGPKGGPGMPEMLKPSSALMGAGLGNTCALITDGRFSGGSHGFLIGHIVPEAAVGGPIGLVHDGDKITIDAENRVLDLYVEETELAKRRKQWEQDRADGKLPVTGLSLRGTLGKYARNVKDASSGCITDALE, translated from the exons ATGCTTCTCTCACAAACTCGGGGCCGCGTGCCCTCTGCTCTCCGGAGCTTGGCTAACCGGACTTCCAT CCGACCCATTTCCACTACCATTCCCCGGCAAAAGGCCTCCTCTACCGACGATGAGCCCGCTCTCAACAAGGTCTCCCGCAATATCACACAGCCTATCTCGCAAGGTGCCTCCCAAGCTATGCTGTACGCCACGGGTCTCACGGAAGCCGATATGAACAAGGCCCAAGTCGGAATCTCCTCCGTCTGGTATAACGGCAACCCCTGCAACATGCACCTTCTAGACTTGAACAACCGCGTGCGCGAGGGAGTGCAGAAAGCAGGACTCATCGGATACCAGTTCAACACTATTGGCGTTAGTGATGGTATCAGTATGGGTACTAGCGGTATGCGATACTCGCTGCAAAGCCGTGATCTTATTGCCGACTCTATTGAAACCGTCATGGGCGGCCAGTGGTATGACGCCAACATTAGTATTCCCGGTTGTGACAAGAACATGCCCGGTgtcttgatggccatgggCAGAGTCAACCGCCCCAGTCTAATGGTCTACGGTGGATCTATCAAGCCCGGTTGCGCGTCAATGCAGAACAATGCCGACATTGACATTGTCTCCGCATTCCAGGCCTACGGTCAGTACATCACCGGCCAGATCAACGAGCCCGAGCGTTTCGACATCATCCGCCACGCCTGCCCCGGAGGCGGTGCCTGCGGTGGTATGTACACAGccaacaccatggccacaGCCATCGAAGTTATGGGTATGACTCTCACCGGATCCTCATCCAACCCTGCCGAATCCCAGGCCAAGAACGACGAATGTCTCCGCGCTGGTGAGGCCATCAAGCGCCTCCTTGTCGAGGACATCCGTCCCTCAGACATCCTCACCCGCCAGGCCTTCGAGAACGCCATGATCGTTGTCAACATCACGGGTGGCTCAACTAACGCTGTCCTCCACCTTATCGCTATTGCCGACTCCGTCGGCATCAAGCTCACAATCGACGACTTCCAGGCCGTCTCCGACCGCACCCCCTTCCTCGCCGACCTCAAGCCCTCCGGTAAATATGTCATGGCCGACCTCCACAACATCGGCGGCACCCCGTCCCtcctcaaattcctcctcaAGGAAGGCGTCATCGACGGCTCCGGCATAACCGTCACCGGCGAAACCCTCGCGAAGAACCTCGAGAAGGTTCCCGACTTCCCCGCCGATCAGAAGATCATCCGCCCCTTCTCCGACCCCATCAAGGAAACCGGCCACATCCAGATCCTTCGCGGTTCCCTCGCCCCCGGCGGCTGCGTTGGCAAGATCACCGGAAAGGAGGGCACCGTCTTCACCGGCAAGGCCCGCGTCTTCGACCACGAAGACCTCTTCATCGAGGCCCTCGAGCGCAACGAAATCaccaaggacgagaaaaCCGTCGTCGTAATCCGCTACACCGGCCCTAAGGGCGGTCCCGGCATGCCTG AAATGCTCaagccctcctccgccctgATGGGCGCCGGCCTCGGCAACACTTGCGCTCTTATCACAGACGGCCGTTTCTCCGGTGGTTCCCACGGGTTCCTAATCGGACACATTGTCCCCGAAGCCGCCGTCGGCGGCCCCATCGGTCTCGTGCACGACGGCGACAAAATCACAATCGATGCCGAGAACCGCGTGCTGGATCTGTACGTTGAGGAGACGGAGCTTGCGAAGCGACGCAAGCAGTGGGAGCAGGATCGGGCTGATGGCAAACTGCCTGTAACGGGATTGAGCCTGCGCGGGACGCTGGGTAAGTATGCTCGGAATGTGAAGGATGCTAGTTCTGGGTGTATTACGGATGCGTTGGAGTAA
- a CDS encoding lysophosphatidic acid acyltransferase LOA1 (COG:I;~EggNog:ENOG410PHRX;~TransMembrane:3 (i35-56o68-86i107-125o)), producing the protein MEKFSQFRDRGSGIAPFLPVPLQPVPGCCPLPIRALLFSIRLPFFIFACVSYFLVLKWLPIGSLGKKAALWCILGIPSIWWVDLQVDGVRKGHLSRQRSRLPGRESVIAASFTSPIDALYLAAIFDPIFTASYPTTREVEQISLLSAILRAFASPQLHPPPGAKTISLSALERKYRGRPIVAFAECTTTNGRGILPLSPALANISSKTKIFPVSLRYQPEDVVTPLPGCYLSFIWALLSKPTHYIRVRIAEPVRIGGEGGAGRQPGIKEKMKDSTYNTNFFDVLDEVSGSKGGAVSSKDMPEVDLSPAEKNLLDTVADSLARLGRGKRVGLNVADKLAFIRVWGADTTW; encoded by the exons ATGGAAAAATTCTCCCAGTTTCGCGACCGAG GCTCCGGCATCGCACCCTTCCTTCCTGTCCCACTCCAACCCGTACCTGGCTGCTGTCCGCTGCCAATACGCGCTTTGTTATTTAGCATACGCCTCCCGTTCTTCATATTCGCATGTGTGAGCTACTTCCTCGTCCTGAAATGGCTCCCGATCGGATCGTTGGGCAAAAAGGCGGCTCTGTGGTGTATACTGGGGATACCCAGCATATGGTGGGTTGACCTTCAGGTAGACGGCGTACGGAAGGG CCACCTCTCACGACAACGATCTCGTCTCCCTGGCCGGGAATCTGTCATTGCGGCCTCGTTTACCTCCCCCATTGATGCGCTCTATCTCGCCGCGATATTTGACCCCATTTTCACTGCGTCTTATCCCACCACCCGGGAAGTAGAGCAAATATCGCTCCTGTCGGCGATTTTGCGCGCGTTTGCCTCGCCTCAGCTCCACCCTCCACCCGGCGCAAAGACCATAAGTCTCTCCGCGCTAGAGCGCAAATATCGCGGCCGCCCTATTGTCGCGTTCGCGGAATGTACAACCACCAACGGCCGCGGCATTCTCCCGCTGTCCCCGGCATTAGCCAACATTTCGTCAAAGACGAAGATCTTCCCTGTGTCCTTGCGCTACCAGCCCGAAGATGTAGTCACCCCGCTACCAGGCTGCTATCTGAGCTTCATCTGGGCTCTCTTGAGCAAACCAACGCACTACATTCGCGTGCGAATCGCCGAACCCGTCAGGATCGGCGGTGAAGGCGGCGCCGGTCGCCAACCTGGAATCAAGGAGAAAATGAAGGATTCGACATACAATACTAATTTTTTTGATGTGTTGGATGAGGTAAGTGGCTCCAAGGGTGGAGCGGTTTCGTCGAAGGATATGCCAGAGGTTGACCTTAGCCCTGCTGAGAAGAACCTCCTGGATACCGTCGCGGACTCGCTGGCGAGATTAGGCAGGGGGAAACGAGTTGGACTGAATGTTGCGGACAAGCTGGCTTTTATCAGGGTGTGGGGGGCAGATACGACATGGTAG